CGGGGTCTGGGCGTATCACGCCAATCAGATGAATCAGATTCTCGAGCCGGGTGACATCGAGGAAGCGCTGAATGCCGCGAGCGCGATCGGTGATGACACGCTTCAGCGCCGATCCCAGGGACACATCGTGCCCGAGTCGTTCACGCACGGCACGTCCGCGCAGAGATCCCAGTGGTTCCGCGCCGGATTCAACTCGGGCGACGTGGACCAGTGCGATACATTCGGCGCGGGGGCGATATGAGCACGAAGGTTCGTCACGAAGAGAACGCTCATCGTTTCGTCCTCGACCTCGGCAAAGAGGAAGCCGTTCTCAACTATCGGATGGACGGCGAGGACATCATGAATCTCACTTACACGGAAGTTCCCAAAGGCCACGAAGGAGAGGGAATCGGTTCGCAGCTCGCCGAGGCTGCAGTCGAGCTGGCACGGTCGAAAGAGCTGAATGTCCGGCCGACGTGTGGATTCGTCCGGTCGTGGCTGGAAAAGCATCCCGAGCACTCCGATCTGATCGTGTCATGAGAAGAAGGAGAAAGAGCCGGAAGCATTCGAAGCGGCGGCGAGCTCTCGCTCTGCTCGGCGCGGCGGTCGTGGCCGGTGGAGCCGTGGCGGAGCTTCGTTGCCGATTCTCCGGCGGAGCATGGAAAGGACCGGAGTCGGATCACTTCGACGGCCAGCGATTCCGAAACCTCGATCCGGTAACACACTCCGGGCTTGCATTCCTCCGATGGCAGGCGAGGCGTGAAAGAGGCGAATGGCCGGGCTGGCGGGAAGTTGCGCCCGGACCGGCTCCGCCACCGGAAGTCGCGGAACGATCGACGCGCGTCACCTGGATCAATCATGCGACGGCACTCATTCAGATCGATGGCATCAACATCCTGACCGATCCGATCTGGTCGTATCGGTGCAGCCCCGTCGAATGGGCGGGGCCGCGCAGACACCGATCGCCCGGAATCAACTTCGGCGATCTGCCGAGAATCGACGTCGTGTTCATCTCCCACGATCATTACGATCATCTCGACATCGGTACGCTTCGTCGCCTGGAAGCACGACACAAGCCACGCTTTCTCGCGGGCCTCGGGAACCGCGGGCTGCTGGCAGAAGCTGGCTTCGATGTCCGCGTCACCGAGATGGACTGGTGGGACTCGGTCGAAATCGGAGGCGCACGGCTCCATTTCGTTCCGGCGCGGCACTTTTCGGCGCGGGGAATCTGCGATCGGGATCGGACGCTGTGGGGAGGCCTCTTCGTCAGCGGGAGCGGAGCGAGTGTTTACTTCGCCGGCGATACCGGTTTCGGCTCTCACTTCGAGCAGATACGCGACCGGTTCGGATCTCCCTCGATCGCGCTGCTGCCGATCGGCGCATTCCGGCCACGGTGGTTCATGAGCCCCGTTCACCTCGACCCGGAAGACGCGATCAAAGCGCACCGGATCCTCGGAGCAGAACGGTCGATACCGATTCACTGGGGAACCTTTCCCCTCGGTGACGACGGAGAGCGCGAAGCGGTCGAGCTGCTCGGGCGGCTCGTCGAGAAAGAGGGCGGGAACGGCTGGACGATTCTCGAAATGGGTGAAGCGATCGAAGCGGACACCGCGTTCGAGGTGGCCGGCTGAGCGGAGAATTGAAATGGTGCGAGCTGAGGGACTCGAACCCCCGACCCCCTGCTTGTAAGGCAGATGCTCTAACCAGCTGAGCTAAGCTCGCACGTCCGGGCTCAACCACTGCGCGGACGGAGGTATTCTCTTCGATTGGCGTCCGATTTGAACGCCGGTGACCTCCATGAGAAGAACCCACCTGATCGTCACGGCGCTCGTTCTCACCGCAGGCAACTTCACCTACAACCCGGCCGATACCGTCGAGCCGACAGGCGAAGCGGCGAGCGACAACCTGGGCCTTTCGCTGCCGGATGGTTTCCGAATCGAGGTCTGGTCCAGCGAGGTACCCGGCGCCCGGTCGCTCGCCAGCGCGCCCGACGGCACGATCTTCGTCGGAACCAGGAGGGAAGGGAACGTCTACGCGGTTCGTGACACCGACGGGGATGGGACGGCGGATCGTGTCTGGACGATCGCCAGCGGCCTCCGCTCTCCGAATGGTGTGGCCTGGCGGGACGGTGACCTCTATGTCGCCGAGATCAGCAGGATTCTTCGGTTCCCGTCGGTTCTCGACGATCTCGAGTCGGTTGCCCAGCTGGAGGTGGTGTTCGATGATTACCCGACGGATCGTCATCACGGTTGGAAGTACATCGCGTTCGGACCCGACGGCAAGCTCTACGTCCCCGTCGGTGCTCCCTGCAACATCTGTGAATCGGACTCGATCTACGCGACGATCACGCGTCTCGACCCGGACGGATCGAACATGGAGATCTACGCGAGCGGGGTTCGGAACACTGTCGGGTTCGCATGGCATCCTGAGACGGACGAGCTGTGGTTCACCGACAACGGGCGGGACATGATGGGCGACGACATTCCGCCTGACGAGCTCAACCATGCCTCGAGGGGAGGGATGCACTTCGGCTATCCCTAT
The genomic region above belongs to Acidobacteriota bacterium and contains:
- a CDS encoding MBL fold metallo-hydrolase, whose product is MRRRRKSRKHSKRRRALALLGAAVVAGGAVAELRCRFSGGAWKGPESDHFDGQRFRNLDPVTHSGLAFLRWQARRERGEWPGWREVAPGPAPPPEVAERSTRVTWINHATALIQIDGINILTDPIWSYRCSPVEWAGPRRHRSPGINFGDLPRIDVVFISHDHYDHLDIGTLRRLEARHKPRFLAGLGNRGLLAEAGFDVRVTEMDWWDSVEIGGARLHFVPARHFSARGICDRDRTLWGGLFVSGSGASVYFAGDTGFGSHFEQIRDRFGSPSIALLPIGAFRPRWFMSPVHLDPEDAIKAHRILGAERSIPIHWGTFPLGDDGEREAVELLGRLVEKEGGNGWTILEMGEAIEADTAFEVAG
- a CDS encoding N-acetyltransferase produces the protein MSTKVRHEENAHRFVLDLGKEEAVLNYRMDGEDIMNLTYTEVPKGHEGEGIGSQLAEAAVELARSKELNVRPTCGFVRSWLEKHPEHSDLIVS
- a CDS encoding sorbosone dehydrogenase family protein is translated as MRRTHLIVTALVLTAGNFTYNPADTVEPTGEAASDNLGLSLPDGFRIEVWSSEVPGARSLASAPDGTIFVGTRREGNVYAVRDTDGDGTADRVWTIASGLRSPNGVAWRDGDLYVAEISRILRFPSVLDDLESVAQLEVVFDDYPTDRHHGWKYIAFGPDGKLYVPVGAPCNICESDSIYATITRLDPDGSNMEIYASGVRNTVGFAWHPETDELWFTDNGRDMMGDDIPPDELNHASRGGMHFGYPYCHGTDIADPEFGAKRPCSEFTAPAQNLGPHVAALGMLFYTGEMFPSEYRNRILIAEHGSWNRSTPIGYRVMMVELRGNEAVSYEPFATGWLQGDETSGRPVDLLQLDDGSILLSDDAGGRIYRITYS